A single window of Nicotiana sylvestris chromosome 5, ASM39365v2, whole genome shotgun sequence DNA harbors:
- the LOC138869057 gene encoding uncharacterized protein has translation MNWLIWNVRGINKRYKQKELRNYLKTKKNKLAGLVETRTNEHNSKKISNKIVTKWEMYDNYQTAVNGRIWLVWDPQWCEVRMVRAEAQILHCEITSKIGDIRCYLTIVYGFNTVEHKRALWENLKDVAVGMNKPWLVAGDFNAVMYQDDRMFGNPITYTEVKEYSECMHELLLTEVQ, from the coding sequence ATGAATTGGTTAATTTGGAATGTTAGGGGAATAAATAAGAGGTATAAGCAAAAGGAGCTAAGGAATtatttgaaaacaaaaaaaaataaactagCAGGACTCGtagaaacaagaacaaatgagcaCAATTCAAAGAAGATCAGCAACAAAATAGTAACAAAATGGGAGATGTATGATAACTACCAAACTGCAGTAAATGGTAGAATTTGGTtggtttgggatccacaatggtGTGAAGTTAGAATGGTGAGAGCTGAAGCCCAAATATTGCATTGTGAAATCACAAGTAAAATAGGAGATATTAGATGTTATCTTACTATAGTGTATGGTTTTAATACTGTGGAGCACAAGAGAGCATTATGGGAGAACTTGAAAGATGTAGCTGTGGGCATGAACAAACCATGGCTTGTAGCTGGAGATTTTAATGCAGTAATGTACCAAGATGATAGGATGTTTGGCAATCCAATCACTTATACTGAAGTTAAAGAATATTCTGAGTGCATGCATGAACTATTACTAACAGAAGTCCAGTAG